A section of the Citrobacter farmeri genome encodes:
- a CDS encoding YpfN family protein: MDWLAKYWWILVLVFLVGVLLNVIKDLKRVDHKKFLANKPELPPHRDFNDKWDDDDDWPKKDQPKK, from the coding sequence ATGGACTGGTTGGCAAAATATTGGTGGATTCTGGTGCTGGTGTTTTTGGTAGGTGTACTGCTGAACGTGATCAAGGATCTCAAACGCGTCGACCACAAAAAATTCCTCGCCAATAAGCCAGAACTTCCCCCACATCGTGACTTTAACGATAAGTGGGATGACGATGACGATTGGCCGAAGAAAGACCAACCGAAGAAATAA
- a CDS encoding tRNA(Met) cytidine acetyltransferase TmcA, whose protein sequence is MSGYTALNALTAQMTREGIRRLLVLSGEASWCHEQAQCLRDTLPGDWLWVSPDASVEPNCTPLALQTLLGREFRHAVFDALTGFDAAAFAALSGTLRAGSWLVLLAPPLARWHQCPDADSLRWSDCAQPISTPHFIHHIRRLIAADEQTLCWTQSQPFCVPYFPERPHWQSATGAPLPEQAAILAQLLQMPEGIATVTAARGRGKSALAGQLISRIKGRAIVTAPAKAATDVLAQFAGDNFCFMAPDALLSAEVRADWLVVDEAAAIPAPLLERLVSRFPRTLLTTTVQGYEGTGRGFLLKFCGRFPELQRYELQQPVRWAQGCPLEKWVSDALVFDDDRFAVTPQGSITIVPFEQDAWLTRPEMPLAVYRLLSGAHYRTSPLDLRRMMDAPGQHFFNATCDGQIVGALWLVEEGGLAPELSQAVWAGFRRPRGNLVAQSLAAHGGDPLAATLIGRRISRIAVHPGRQREGIGQQLIAQAHTANCDYLSVSFGYTPELWRFWERCGFILVRVGNHKEASSGCYTAMALLALNAAGRRLAEYEHHRLRRDADILARWNGEAIPVEPLKATTLNEDDLLTLAGFAFAHRPLLTSLGGLSRLLATSTLPLPALRGSLQARRNDTELCHMLHLSGRKALLKRQREEAAQALTARDPERTEHDRNRILQWQFFH, encoded by the coding sequence ATGTCTGGTTATACCGCGCTGAATGCGTTAACCGCGCAAATGACCCGGGAAGGGATTCGTCGCTTACTGGTGCTGAGCGGTGAGGCCTCCTGGTGTCATGAGCAGGCGCAGTGCCTGCGTGATACGTTGCCCGGCGACTGGCTATGGGTTTCTCCCGATGCGTCCGTTGAACCCAACTGCACGCCGCTGGCGCTGCAAACGCTTTTGGGGCGCGAATTTCGTCATGCTGTCTTCGACGCTCTGACGGGGTTTGATGCGGCGGCTTTTGCCGCGCTAAGCGGAACGCTGCGGGCGGGCAGTTGGCTGGTGTTACTCGCGCCGCCGCTGGCGCGCTGGCATCAGTGTCCTGATGCGGATTCGCTGCGCTGGAGTGACTGCGCGCAACCTATTTCGACTCCCCATTTTATCCATCACATCCGTCGACTCATTGCGGCGGATGAGCAAACGCTGTGCTGGACGCAGTCTCAACCGTTTTGTGTACCGTATTTTCCTGAACGTCCCCACTGGCAGTCCGCAACCGGCGCGCCTTTACCTGAACAGGCGGCTATTCTGGCGCAGTTGCTACAGATGCCTGAAGGGATCGCCACGGTAACCGCCGCGCGTGGACGCGGTAAATCGGCGCTGGCGGGGCAGTTGATTTCCCGCATCAAGGGCCGTGCCATCGTGACTGCGCCGGCAAAAGCGGCAACGGACGTGCTGGCACAGTTTGCTGGCGACAACTTCTGTTTTATGGCACCTGATGCGCTGCTGAGTGCGGAGGTACGCGCCGACTGGCTGGTGGTCGATGAAGCTGCGGCGATCCCCGCGCCGCTCCTTGAACGCCTTGTTTCTCGTTTCCCTCGCACCCTGCTGACCACAACGGTACAGGGGTACGAAGGCACCGGACGCGGCTTTCTGTTGAAATTCTGCGGCCGCTTCCCGGAATTACAGCGCTATGAACTTCAGCAGCCCGTCCGCTGGGCGCAGGGCTGCCCGCTGGAGAAATGGGTCAGCGACGCGCTGGTATTTGATGATGACCGCTTTGCGGTCACGCCGCAGGGCAGCATTACGATTGTCCCTTTCGAACAGGATGCCTGGCTCACGCGGCCGGAAATGCCTCTGGCGGTCTATCGGCTGCTTTCCGGAGCGCATTACCGCACTTCTCCACTGGATCTCCGTCGAATGATGGATGCACCCGGCCAACATTTCTTCAACGCTACCTGTGATGGACAAATTGTCGGCGCGCTCTGGCTGGTTGAGGAAGGCGGTCTTGCACCCGAACTCAGCCAGGCCGTCTGGGCGGGATTTCGACGACCACGAGGAAACCTTGTTGCGCAGTCGCTGGCGGCGCATGGCGGCGATCCGCTGGCGGCGACCTTGATCGGTCGTCGGATCAGCCGTATTGCCGTCCATCCGGGCCGACAGCGCGAGGGCATTGGACAACAACTGATCGCGCAGGCCCATACGGCAAACTGTGACTACCTTTCCGTTAGCTTTGGCTACACGCCTGAGCTGTGGCGATTCTGGGAACGCTGTGGTTTCATCCTGGTGCGCGTAGGGAATCACAAGGAGGCCAGCAGCGGCTGCTATACCGCAATGGCACTCCTGGCGCTGAACGCGGCAGGAAGACGCCTGGCGGAGTATGAACATCACCGCTTACGTCGGGATGCCGATATTCTTGCGCGGTGGAATGGGGAAGCGATCCCGGTTGAGCCGCTGAAAGCGACTACGCTTAATGAAGATGACTTGCTGACGCTGGCGGGATTTGCCTTCGCACACCGTCCGTTACTGACCTCTCTTGGCGGTCTGAGCCGCCTGCTTGCGACCAGCACTCTGCCATTACCGGCGCTGCGGGGCAGCCTGCAAGCGCGGCGTAACGATACTGAGCTTTGTCATATGTTGCACCTTTCCGGGCGTAAAGCACTGCTGAAACGTCAGCGAGAAGAGGCGGCGCAGGCGTTAACCGCGCGGGATCCCGAGCGGACGGAACATGACCGCAATCGCATTCTGCAATGGCAATTTTTTCACTAA
- the ypfM gene encoding protein YpfM, whose amino-acid sequence MIERELGNWKDFIEVMLRK is encoded by the coding sequence ATGATTGAACGCGAACTGGGGAACTGGAAAGATTTTATTGAAGTTATGCTTCGCAAATAA
- a CDS encoding ArsC family reductase, which yields MVTLFGIKNCDTIKKARRWLEARDIDYRFHDYRVDGLDNALLTSFINELGWESLLNTRGTTWRKLDEATRSHITDAASAAALMTEMPAIIKRPLLCAPGKPMLLGFSESSYQQFFDEV from the coding sequence ATGGTTACCCTCTTCGGTATTAAAAATTGCGACACCATTAAAAAGGCCCGCCGCTGGCTGGAAGCGCGTGACATTGATTACCGTTTTCACGATTACCGTGTCGATGGTCTGGATAACGCCCTTCTCACTTCATTTATCAATGAATTAGGTTGGGAGTCGCTTCTCAACACGCGTGGAACAACGTGGCGCAAGCTGGACGAAGCCACGCGCAGTCACATCACCGACGCAGCGTCTGCCGCCGCATTAATGACTGAAATGCCGGCGATCATCAAACGCCCATTGCTCTGCGCGCCCGGGAAGCCTATGCTGCTGGGTTTTAGTGAATCCAGTTATCAGCAGTTTTTTGACGAGGTGTAG
- the ypfH gene encoding esterase → MKHDHFVVQSPAQPAQQLLLLFHGVGDNPVAMGEIGSWFAPLFPDALVVSIGGVEPSGPASGRQWFSVQGVTEENRQARIDAIMPVFIETVRYWQKQSGVGANATALIGFSQGAIMALESIKAEPGLASRVIAFNGRYASLPETASTATTIHLIHGGEDRVIELSHAVAAQDALLSAGGDVTLDIVDDLGHAIDDRSMQFALDHLRYTVPKHYFDEALSGSTPNDDDVIEMI, encoded by the coding sequence ATGAAACATGACCATTTTGTTGTTCAAAGTCCGGCCCAACCTGCTCAACAGCTGTTGCTGCTGTTTCATGGCGTGGGCGATAACCCCGTCGCAATGGGCGAGATCGGCTCGTGGTTTGCCCCTCTCTTCCCGGACGCGCTGGTGGTGAGTATCGGCGGCGTTGAGCCGAGCGGTCCGGCATCCGGGCGTCAGTGGTTTTCAGTGCAAGGGGTGACGGAAGAGAATCGCCAGGCGCGGATTGACGCGATCATGCCGGTGTTTATCGAAACTGTACGCTACTGGCAAAAACAGAGTGGCGTAGGGGCAAATGCCACGGCGCTGATTGGTTTCTCTCAGGGGGCGATTATGGCGCTGGAGAGCATCAAAGCCGAGCCGGGCCTTGCCTCGCGGGTGATTGCGTTTAACGGACGCTACGCCAGCCTGCCGGAAACCGCGTCGACCGCCACGACGATCCATCTGATCCACGGTGGTGAAGATCGGGTGATTGAACTTTCGCATGCGGTGGCCGCACAGGACGCGCTGTTAAGTGCGGGTGGGGATGTCACGCTGGATATCGTGGACGATCTTGGTCACGCGATAGACGATCGCAGCATGCAGTTTGCTCTCGATCATTTGCGTTATACCGTGCCGAAGCACTATTTTGATGAAGCGCTCAGCGGCAGTACGCCAAACGATGATGACGTGATTGAAATGATCTAA
- the acrD gene encoding multidrug efflux RND transporter permease AcrD — protein MANFFIDRPIFAWVLAILLCLTGTLAIFSLPVEQYPDLAPPNVRITANYPGASAQTLENTVTQVIEQNMTGLDNLMYMSSQSSGTGQASVTLSFVAGTDPDEAVQQVQNQLQSAMRKLPQAVQNQGVTVRKTGDTNILTIAFVSTDGSMDKQDIADYVASNIQDPLSRVNGVGDIDAYGSQYSMRIWLDPAKLNSFQMTAKDVTDAIKSQNAQIAVGQLGGTPSIDTQALNATINAQSLLQTPEQFRAITLRVNQDGSEVTLGDVATVEMGAEKYDYLSRFNGNAASGLGVKLASGANEMATATQVIKRLDELAQYFPHGLEYKVAYETTSFVKASIEDVVKTLLEAIALVFLVMYLFLQNFRATLIPTIAVPVVLMGTFSVLYAFGYSINTLTMFAMVLAIGLLVDDAIVVVENVERIMSEEGLTPREATRKSMGQIQGALVGIAMVLSAVFVPMAFFGGTTGAIYRQFSITIVAAMVLSVLVAMILTPALCATLLKPLHKGEHHGQTGFFGWFNRTFNRNAERYEKGVAKILHRSLRWILIYVLLLGAMVVLFLRLPTSFLPLEDRGMFTTSIQLPSGSTQQQTLKVVQQVEKYYSTHEKDNVQSVFATVGSGPGGNGQNVARMFVRLKDWSERDATTGTSFAIIERATKAFNKIKEARVFASSPPAISGLGSSAGFDMELQDHAGAGHDALMAARDQLIRLASQDSALTRVRHNGLDDSPQLQIDVDQRKAQALGVSIDDINDTLQTAWGSSYVNDFMDRGRVKKVYVQAGAKYRMLPDDINLWYVRNNSGGMVPFSAFATSRWETGSPRLERYNGYSAVEIVGEAAPGVSTGTAMDVMESLVRQLPTGFGLEWTAMSYQERLSGAQAPALYAISLLVVFLCLAALYESWSVPFSVMLVVPLGVIGALLATWMRGLENDVYFQVGLLTVIGLSAKNAILIVEFANEMNEKGHDLLDATLHACRQRLRPILMTSLAFIFGVLPMAISSGAGSGGQHAVGTGVMGGMISATVLAIYFVPLFFVLVRRRFPLKPRPE, from the coding sequence ATGGCGAATTTCTTTATCGATCGCCCCATATTTGCCTGGGTGCTGGCTATCCTGTTGTGTCTGACAGGTACCCTGGCTATTTTCTCTTTGCCAGTGGAACAATATCCGGATCTGGCGCCGCCAAACGTGCGCATCACCGCGAACTATCCAGGCGCCTCCGCGCAGACGCTGGAAAACACCGTCACCCAGGTCATTGAACAGAACATGACCGGCCTCGATAATCTGATGTACATGTCATCGCAAAGCAGCGGTACCGGACAAGCGTCGGTAACGCTGAGCTTCGTTGCAGGCACCGATCCAGATGAAGCCGTACAGCAGGTCCAGAACCAACTACAGTCAGCGATGCGTAAACTGCCGCAGGCGGTACAGAACCAGGGCGTCACGGTACGTAAGACCGGGGATACCAACATCCTGACGATTGCTTTCGTCTCCACCGACGGTTCGATGGATAAGCAGGACATTGCGGACTACGTCGCCAGTAATATTCAGGATCCCCTCAGCCGGGTGAACGGCGTCGGCGATATCGATGCCTACGGATCTCAATATTCCATGCGCATCTGGCTGGATCCGGCAAAGCTCAACAGTTTCCAGATGACCGCGAAAGATGTCACCGACGCCATTAAGTCGCAAAACGCGCAGATCGCCGTCGGGCAGTTGGGCGGAACCCCTTCCATTGATACTCAGGCGCTGAACGCCACCATTAACGCCCAGTCGCTGCTGCAAACGCCAGAACAGTTTCGCGCCATTACGCTGCGCGTCAATCAGGATGGTTCGGAAGTGACTCTGGGCGATGTCGCCACCGTCGAAATGGGTGCGGAGAAGTATGACTATCTCAGCCGCTTCAATGGCAATGCGGCGTCCGGGCTTGGGGTGAAACTGGCATCGGGCGCCAACGAAATGGCTACCGCGACGCAGGTGATTAAGCGCCTGGATGAGCTGGCGCAATACTTCCCGCACGGTCTGGAGTACAAGGTGGCTTATGAAACCACCTCCTTCGTTAAAGCCTCTATTGAAGACGTAGTAAAAACGTTGCTGGAAGCCATCGCGCTGGTATTCCTCGTGATGTATCTGTTCTTACAAAATTTCCGCGCCACACTGATCCCCACCATTGCCGTACCGGTGGTGCTGATGGGCACCTTCTCGGTACTCTACGCCTTCGGTTACAGCATCAACACCCTGACCATGTTTGCGATGGTACTGGCGATTGGCCTGCTGGTGGATGACGCCATCGTGGTCGTGGAAAACGTCGAGCGTATTATGAGTGAGGAAGGTCTCACGCCGCGCGAGGCGACGCGAAAATCGATGGGGCAAATTCAGGGCGCGCTGGTCGGTATCGCGATGGTACTGTCAGCCGTCTTTGTGCCGATGGCCTTCTTTGGCGGAACCACCGGAGCGATCTACCGTCAGTTTTCCATCACCATTGTAGCGGCAATGGTACTTTCCGTTCTGGTGGCAATGATCCTGACTCCTGCCCTGTGCGCCACCTTGCTTAAACCGCTGCACAAAGGCGAGCATCACGGGCAAACCGGTTTCTTCGGCTGGTTCAACCGCACCTTCAACCGCAATGCCGAGCGTTACGAAAAAGGCGTTGCTAAAATTCTGCATCGTAGCCTGCGCTGGATCCTGATCTATGTGTTGCTGCTTGGCGCGATGGTCGTCCTGTTCCTGCGTCTGCCAACCTCGTTCCTGCCGCTGGAGGACCGCGGCATGTTTACTACGTCGATTCAATTGCCGAGTGGCTCCACGCAGCAGCAAACCTTAAAAGTGGTGCAGCAGGTCGAGAAATATTACTCCACCCACGAAAAAGATAACGTCCAGTCCGTCTTTGCGACTGTCGGTTCCGGACCGGGAGGCAACGGTCAGAACGTGGCGCGCATGTTCGTGCGTCTGAAAGACTGGAGCGAGCGCGACGCCACCACCGGCACCTCGTTTGCCATTATCGAACGTGCGACGAAGGCCTTTAACAAAATCAAAGAGGCGCGCGTGTTCGCCAGCAGTCCGCCAGCCATCAGCGGTCTCGGCAGTTCCGCAGGCTTTGACATGGAACTGCAGGATCACGCCGGTGCCGGTCATGACGCCTTAATGGCCGCACGCGACCAGCTGATTCGTCTGGCGTCGCAGGATAGCGCCCTCACCCGCGTTCGCCACAACGGTCTGGACGACAGCCCTCAGTTGCAAATTGATGTCGACCAACGCAAAGCACAGGCACTTGGCGTATCCATTGACGACATTAACGATACCTTGCAGACCGCCTGGGGGTCGAGCTACGTCAACGACTTTATGGACCGTGGCCGCGTGAAAAAGGTTTATGTCCAGGCGGGAGCAAAATACCGCATGCTGCCAGACGATATTAATCTGTGGTACGTACGCAATAACAGCGGCGGCATGGTGCCTTTTTCCGCTTTCGCCACCTCACGCTGGGAGACCGGTTCTCCGCGTCTGGAGCGCTACAACGGCTATTCTGCCGTCGAGATTGTCGGTGAAGCCGCGCCTGGCGTGAGTACCGGAACGGCGATGGATGTGATGGAATCGCTGGTACGTCAGTTGCCAACCGGGTTTGGTCTGGAATGGACGGCCATGTCCTATCAGGAGCGACTCTCCGGGGCGCAGGCGCCGGCCCTGTATGCCATTTCACTGTTGGTGGTATTCCTGTGCCTGGCCGCGCTGTATGAAAGCTGGTCGGTACCGTTCTCGGTTATGCTGGTAGTGCCGTTGGGGGTCATCGGCGCGCTGCTCGCCACCTGGATGCGCGGCCTGGAAAACGATGTCTATTTTCAGGTCGGGCTACTGACGGTCATTGGTCTCTCAGCGAAAAACGCCATTCTGATCGTTGAATTTGCCAATGAGATGAATGAGAAAGGACACGATCTGCTGGATGCAACGCTGCACGCCTGTCGGCAGCGCTTACGTCCGATCCTGATGACCTCGCTGGCATTTATCTTCGGCGTGCTGCCGATGGCCATCAGCAGCGGGGCAGGTTCTGGTGGTCAACATGCCGTCGGGACGGGCGTCATGGGCGGAATGATCTCGGCAACGGTGCTGGCGATCTATTTCGTGCCGCTGTTCTTCGTCCTGGTCCGTCGTCGCTTCCCACTGAAACCGCGCCCGGAATAA
- a CDS encoding neutral zinc metallopeptidase codes for MRWQGRRESDNVEDRRSNSGGGPSLGGPGFRLPSGKGGIILLIVVLVAGYYGVDLTGLMTGQPVSPQQSQRSISPNEDEAAKFTSVILATTEDSWGQQFEKMGRTYQPPKLVMYRGATRTGCGTGQSIMGPFYCPADGTVYIDLSFYDDMKEKLGAEGDFAQGYVIAHEVGHHVQKLLGIEPKVRQMQQNASQAEVNQLSVRMELQADCFAGVWGNSMQQQGVLESGDLEEALNAAEAIGDDRLQQQSQGRVVPDSFTHGTSEQRYSWFKRGFDSGNPAQCNTFGKGF; via the coding sequence ATGCGCTGGCAAGGGCGTCGTGAAAGTGACAATGTGGAAGACAGGCGCAGCAACTCGGGTGGCGGGCCTTCGCTGGGCGGGCCAGGGTTTCGTCTGCCGAGCGGCAAAGGCGGGATTATTCTGCTCATTGTCGTGCTGGTTGCCGGGTATTACGGCGTCGACTTAACGGGACTGATGACGGGACAACCGGTCTCACCGCAGCAGTCCCAGCGGTCCATTAGCCCGAATGAAGACGAAGCGGCAAAATTTACGTCGGTGATTCTGGCGACAACAGAAGACTCCTGGGGCCAACAGTTTGAAAAAATGGGCCGCACCTACCAACCGCCAAAACTCGTGATGTACCGTGGGGCAACGCGCACCGGTTGCGGTACCGGACAATCCATTATGGGGCCGTTTTACTGCCCGGCGGATGGTACGGTCTATATCGATCTCTCCTTCTACGATGACATGAAAGAAAAACTGGGCGCGGAAGGGGATTTCGCTCAGGGCTATGTGATTGCTCACGAAGTGGGACATCACGTCCAGAAGTTGCTGGGTATTGAACCGAAAGTCCGTCAGATGCAGCAGAATGCCTCGCAGGCGGAAGTAAACCAACTCTCTGTGCGCATGGAACTGCAGGCGGACTGCTTTGCTGGCGTCTGGGGAAACAGCATGCAGCAGCAGGGTGTTCTTGAGTCCGGCGATCTGGAAGAGGCGCTGAATGCCGCCGAAGCGATTGGCGACGATCGTCTCCAGCAGCAAAGTCAGGGCCGCGTCGTTCCGGACAGCTTCACCCACGGAACGTCGGAGCAACGTTATAGCTGGTTTAAGCGTGGTTTTGATAGCGGTAACCCGGCGCAATGTAATACCTTTGGCAAAGGTTTTTAA
- the dapE gene encoding succinyl-diaminopimelate desuccinylase, which produces MSCPVIELTQQLIRRPSLSPDDAGCQALMIERLRAIGFTVERMDFADTQNFWAWRGQGETLAFAGHTDVVPAGDADRWINPPFEPTIRDGMLFGRGAADMKGSLAAMVVAAERFVAQHPNHKGRLAFLITSDEEASAKNGTVKVVEALMARNERLDYCLVGEPSSTEVVGDVVKNGRRGSLTCNLTIHGVQGHVAYPHLADNPVHRAAPMLNELVSIEWDQGNEFFPATSMQIANVQAGTGSNNVIPGELFVQFNFRFSTELTDEMIKARVHALLEKHQLRYTVDWWLSGQPFLTDRGKLVDAVVNAIEHYNEIKPQLLTTGGTSDGRFIARMGAQVVELGPVNATIHKINECVNAADLQLLARMYQRIMEQLVA; this is translated from the coding sequence ATGTCGTGCCCGGTTATTGAGCTGACACAGCAGCTTATTCGCCGCCCTTCCCTGAGCCCGGATGATGCGGGATGTCAGGCGTTGATGATTGAACGCCTGCGTGCGATCGGTTTTACCGTTGAGCGTATGGATTTTGCGGATACACAGAATTTTTGGGCATGGCGCGGACAGGGTGAGACGCTGGCGTTTGCCGGTCACACCGACGTTGTGCCAGCGGGCGATGCCGATCGCTGGATCAACCCGCCTTTCGAGCCAACCATTCGCGACGGGATGTTGTTCGGTCGCGGCGCGGCGGATATGAAAGGTTCGCTGGCAGCCATGGTCGTGGCGGCAGAGCGTTTTGTCGCTCAGCACCCGAACCATAAAGGGCGTCTGGCGTTTCTCATCACCTCGGATGAAGAGGCGAGCGCAAAAAATGGCACCGTCAAGGTTGTCGAGGCGCTGATGGCGCGTAATGAGCGCCTGGATTACTGTCTGGTCGGCGAACCCTCAAGCACCGAAGTGGTTGGTGACGTGGTGAAGAACGGTCGTCGCGGCTCGCTGACCTGCAACCTGACCATTCATGGTGTGCAGGGGCACGTTGCCTATCCGCATCTGGCAGATAACCCGGTACACCGCGCTGCGCCAATGCTCAATGAGCTGGTAAGCATTGAGTGGGATCAGGGCAATGAATTTTTCCCGGCCACCAGTATGCAAATTGCCAACGTCCAGGCAGGCACCGGTAGCAATAACGTCATCCCCGGGGAACTGTTCGTGCAGTTCAACTTCCGTTTCAGTACCGAACTGACCGACGAGATGATCAAAGCGCGGGTGCATGCGCTGCTCGAAAAACATCAGCTGCGCTATACGGTGGACTGGTGGCTCTCTGGCCAGCCGTTCCTGACCGATCGCGGAAAGCTGGTGGATGCGGTCGTGAACGCCATCGAGCACTATAATGAAATTAAACCGCAGTTACTGACCACGGGCGGTACGTCTGATGGACGCTTTATCGCTCGCATGGGGGCGCAGGTCGTGGAGCTCGGTCCGGTGAATGCCACTATTCATAAAATCAATGAATGCGTGAACGCTGCTGACCTGCAACTGCTTGCCCGTATGTATCAACGAATAATGGAACAACTCGTCGCCTGA
- the narQ gene encoding nitrate/nitrite two-component system sensor histidine kinase NarQ translates to MIVKRPVSASLARAFFYIVLLSILSTGVALLTLASSLRDAEAINVAGSLRMQSYRLGYDLQSQSPQLNAHRQLFQQALNSSALDNLNAWYVPQAVKGRYAQLHANWLEMNRRLVDGDLQWYQDNINAYVDKIDLFVLALQHYAERKVMLVVGISLAGGFGIFTLVFFTLRRIRHQVVRPLNQLVMASQRIEHGQFDSPPLDTHLPNELGLLAKTFNQMSSELHKLYRSLEAKVEEKTHDLHEAKRRLEVLYQCSQALNTSQIDVHCFRHILQIVRDNEAAQFLELTVGENWRISEGEKQADLPMQILPVTMQETVYGELHWQSQHVASAIPLLNSVSTMLGRGLYFNHAQKHFQQLLLMEERATIARELHDSLAQVLSYLRIQSTLLKRAIPEDNAPAQAIMDDFSRALNDAYRQLRELLTTFRLTLQQADLPSALHEMLETLQGQTTAKLTLDCRLPTLALDAQMQVHLLQIIREAVLNAMKHANASEIAVSCVTAPDGDHTVYIRDNGVGIGEPSEPAGHYGLNIMRERAERLGGTLSFSQPSGGGTLVSISFRSTEPEEDASHLT, encoded by the coding sequence GTGATCGTCAAACGCCCCGTCTCGGCCAGTCTGGCCCGGGCCTTTTTTTACATTGTCCTGCTCTCGATTCTCTCGACCGGCGTTGCGTTACTGACGCTGGCAAGCAGCCTGCGGGATGCCGAGGCTATTAACGTGGCGGGTTCATTACGCATGCAGAGCTATCGTCTGGGGTACGATCTGCAAAGCCAGAGCCCGCAATTAAACGCCCATCGCCAGTTGTTTCAGCAAGCTTTAAACTCATCGGCATTAGACAATCTGAATGCCTGGTATGTGCCTCAGGCAGTGAAAGGCCGCTACGCACAGTTACATGCCAACTGGCTGGAAATGAACCGCCGCCTGGTTGATGGCGACCTGCAGTGGTATCAGGACAACATTAACGCCTACGTCGATAAGATCGATCTCTTCGTGCTGGCATTACAGCACTATGCCGAACGCAAAGTGATGCTGGTGGTGGGGATCTCGCTGGCCGGTGGCTTCGGGATCTTTACCCTCGTCTTCTTCACCCTGCGACGTATTCGTCATCAGGTTGTACGCCCGCTGAATCAGTTAGTCATGGCGAGCCAGCGCATTGAACACGGTCAGTTTGACTCACCACCGCTGGATACACACCTTCCCAATGAACTGGGGCTGCTGGCAAAAACCTTTAATCAAATGTCGAGCGAACTGCACAAGTTGTATCGCTCGCTGGAAGCGAAGGTCGAAGAAAAAACCCACGATCTCCATGAAGCCAAACGTCGTCTGGAAGTGCTGTACCAGTGCTCTCAGGCGCTGAATACCAGTCAGATTGATGTGCACTGCTTCCGCCATATTTTGCAGATTGTCCGTGATAACGAAGCGGCACAATTCCTTGAACTTACCGTCGGTGAAAACTGGCGCATCAGTGAGGGCGAAAAGCAGGCCGATCTGCCTATGCAAATCCTGCCGGTGACCATGCAGGAGACGGTCTATGGCGAACTGCACTGGCAGAGCCAGCATGTTGCCAGCGCGATCCCGCTGTTAAACAGCGTGTCGACAATGCTCGGACGCGGTCTGTACTTCAATCACGCGCAGAAACACTTCCAGCAACTGTTACTTATGGAGGAACGCGCCACCATTGCCCGCGAATTACATGATTCGCTGGCGCAGGTGCTCTCGTATCTGCGCATTCAGTCGACGCTGCTCAAACGCGCTATTCCGGAGGATAACGCCCCGGCGCAGGCTATCATGGACGACTTCTCGCGGGCGCTGAACGATGCCTATCGTCAGTTGCGTGAACTGCTAACCACCTTCCGCCTGACGTTACAGCAGGCCGATTTACCTTCTGCATTGCATGAGATGCTCGAAACGCTGCAGGGGCAGACCACTGCTAAACTCACACTGGACTGCCGGCTGCCGACGCTGGCGCTCGATGCGCAGATGCAGGTCCATTTGTTGCAGATTATCCGTGAAGCCGTGCTCAACGCGATGAAGCACGCCAATGCCAGCGAGATTGCCGTCAGCTGTGTGACCGCCCCGGATGGTGATCACACGGTGTATATCCGTGATAACGGAGTGGGTATCGGCGAACCTAGCGAACCGGCAGGGCATTATGGCCTGAATATTATGCGCGAGCGTGCGGAACGTCTTGGCGGTACGTTAAGTTTCTCGCAGCCTTCCGGCGGCGGGACGTTAGTGAGCATTAGCTTTCGCTCGACGGAGCCAGAAGAGGACGCGAGCCATCTGACATAA